In one window of Acidobacteriota bacterium DNA:
- the rpsR gene encoding 30S ribosomal protein S18 gives MYPDRKRSMYGGRRRKICRFCENRIDYIDFKEDRVLRRFVTERGKIVPRRISGNCARHQRKLTRAIKRSRHMAITPYVSESFR, from the coding sequence ATGTATCCAGATCGCAAACGCAGCATGTACGGAGGCCGACGGAGGAAAATCTGTCGCTTCTGTGAAAACCGCATCGATTACATTGACTTCAAAGAAGACCGCGTGTTAAGGCGGTTTGTGACGGAGCGCGGCAAGATCGTGCCCCGCCGGATCTCCGGCAACTGCGCCAGGCACCAGCGCAAACTGACCCGGGCCATCAAGCGGAGCCGCCATATGGCAATCACGCCCTATGTGAGCGAGTCGTTCCGCTAA
- a CDS encoding head GIN domain-containing protein, producing MTGGSRVSCAAAALALIMLTSGPALGGWWPLGHRSERGSGRVVEEERRVDDFTRIKSSGSCDLLVTVGSGKKVTVAFDDNLIDYIITEVHGRTLEVYSEGSYSSHRGCLVEITVPILESVKVSGSGDVTIEHLEGGDFSYSVSGSGDLRAEGEVDEVEINVSGSGDVDARDLIAKVACVTIRGSGDVHVYAGESLDARVYGSGDIYYYGNPDPAHTKVYGSGDIRHKR from the coding sequence ATGACGGGAGGATCACGCGTATCGTGCGCCGCGGCCGCGCTGGCGCTGATTATGTTGACAAGCGGGCCGGCCCTGGGCGGCTGGTGGCCCCTTGGCCACAGAAGCGAAAGGGGATCAGGCCGGGTGGTAGAAGAAGAGCGCCGGGTCGACGACTTCACGCGCATCAAGAGCAGCGGCTCGTGCGACCTTCTCGTAACCGTAGGTTCCGGGAAGAAAGTAACGGTCGCGTTCGACGACAACCTGATCGACTATATAATCACCGAGGTTCACGGACGTACCCTGGAAGTCTATTCCGAAGGTTCATACTCCTCGCACCGCGGCTGTCTCGTGGAAATAACCGTACCGATACTTGAATCCGTCAAGGTGTCGGGTTCCGGGGACGTCACAATCGAGCACCTCGAGGGCGGCGATTTCAGCTACTCGGTCTCCGGATCAGGCGACCTCCGAGCAGAGGGTGAAGTCGACGAGGTGGAGATCAACGTATCCGGCTCCGGCGACGTCGACGCGCGCGATCTGATTGCCAAGGTTGCCTGCGTCACGATCAGGGGATCGGGCGACGTGCACGTGTACGCCGGCGAAAGCCTCGATGCCCGCGTCTACGGCAGTGGGGACATTTACTATTATGGTAATCCTGATCCCGCCCACACGAAGGTATACGGCTCGGGGGATATCCGGCACAAAAGGTGA
- a CDS encoding DUF2232 domain-containing protein produces the protein MLVYSGLKYGVGGMTRDLLPSVLVLAAAYALAVYLYYGIARQAHNRRFYLLWAGFLGALAIGYLLSGRVEGWDLLCDLAMIFGAGLVVGRLAEARAGYRTCYLGGLFVVVLFSLMWIIPRWPQMHAAASAAARDVIAGLQQGASPGLLGGGLAAKYGESLERIFRTFVRLLPASVVMSAVAQYSIGFLWFAEIKQRETGEVSLLKSFVHWGMPRALTLLVLAGVGARVFFGGTAQLAADNVLAALSVFYCLAGLAVVEFYLRRFRIHWGLRLVIYLLLAPTGVAGYLVLALVGFLTGLHDWRPRFASD, from the coding sequence ATGCTTGTGTATTCCGGGCTGAAGTACGGTGTCGGTGGCATGACGCGGGATCTTCTGCCCTCTGTCCTGGTGCTGGCAGCGGCATACGCGCTGGCCGTGTATCTGTACTACGGCATTGCCAGGCAGGCCCATAACCGACGGTTCTATCTGCTCTGGGCCGGTTTCCTGGGGGCGTTAGCGATCGGCTACTTGCTCTCGGGTCGGGTCGAGGGGTGGGACCTGCTATGTGACTTAGCCATGATTTTCGGTGCCGGGCTTGTGGTCGGAAGGCTTGCGGAGGCCCGGGCCGGGTACCGGACCTGCTATCTTGGCGGTCTTTTCGTGGTGGTTCTTTTCAGTCTTATGTGGATAATCCCACGCTGGCCCCAGATGCACGCGGCCGCTTCTGCGGCGGCCAGGGACGTTATAGCCGGGCTGCAACAGGGGGCGTCTCCGGGCCTGCTCGGCGGCGGCCTGGCCGCGAAGTACGGGGAATCGCTGGAGAGGATATTCAGGACCTTCGTCCGGCTTTTGCCGGCGTCGGTTGTGATGAGTGCCGTGGCTCAGTATTCGATCGGGTTTCTCTGGTTCGCCGAAATTAAGCAGCGCGAGACGGGCGAGGTTTCGTTGCTGAAGTCGTTCGTTCACTGGGGAATGCCGCGGGCACTGACGCTTCTGGTGCTTGCGGGCGTCGGCGCCAGGGTGTTTTTTGGGGGAACCGCACAGCTTGCGGCCGACAACGTCCTGGCGGCCCTTTCGGTTTTTTATTGCCTGGCAGGTCTGGCGGTAGTGGAGTTCTACCTGCGACGATTCAGGATCCATTGGGGCCTGAGACTGGTTATCTACCTGCTGCTTGCCCCGACCGGAGTCGCCGGGTACCTTGTGCTGGCCCTTGTGGGATTCCTGACCGGCCTGCATGACTGGCGGCCCCGGTTTGCCTCGGATTGA
- a CDS encoding bifunctional nuclease family protein, whose amino-acid sequence MAMIEVKLEGLALDMTTNTPVVILVPKELEKVLPIWIGHAEAWAIAMELSGVGPKRPLTHDLIKHVIESLGAQVDRVEITELREQTFYALIHVSRDGELYKIDARPSDSIALALKSGSAIYVNEDLFTIDAQGSAGSPSMPTDPESLRERLRKINPEDFGKYTL is encoded by the coding sequence ATGGCCATGATCGAAGTAAAACTCGAGGGGCTGGCTCTGGACATGACCACCAATACACCGGTGGTGATACTGGTCCCGAAAGAGCTGGAGAAGGTGTTGCCGATCTGGATCGGCCACGCGGAGGCCTGGGCCATCGCCATGGAGCTCTCCGGTGTCGGCCCCAAGCGGCCGCTGACTCACGATTTGATCAAGCACGTGATCGAGTCGCTGGGTGCCCAGGTGGATCGGGTTGAGATCACCGAGTTGCGTGAACAGACGTTCTATGCCCTGATCCATGTATCACGTGACGGCGAGTTATACAAGATCGATGCCCGGCCCTCCGACTCGATTGCACTGGCGCTCAAGTCCGGCAGCGCGATTTACGTCAATGAGGACCTGTTTACGATCGACGCCCAGGGGTCTGCCGGAAGCCCCTCGATGCCGACTGATCCGGAATCATTGCGCGAACGGCTGCGGAAGATCAATCCTGAAGATTTCGGAAAATACACGCTCTAG
- the rplI gene encoding 50S ribosomal protein L9 produces MKVILREDVPDVGSAGETIEVKDGFGRNYLIPRNLAIPATKATLQAIAEIEKQRQIQEKKKRRGAEIIKDKIEKLSLSTEVLVGEEERVFGSVTSREIAGLLEKEGITIDRRAIELEQPIKSLGVYTVPIKVEKEVVAQLKLWVIKKS; encoded by the coding sequence ATGAAAGTGATACTGCGTGAAGACGTGCCGGACGTGGGATCAGCCGGCGAGACGATTGAGGTTAAAGACGGATTTGGGCGCAACTACCTGATCCCGCGCAACCTTGCGATTCCGGCGACGAAGGCAACCCTGCAAGCCATCGCGGAGATCGAAAAGCAACGGCAGATACAGGAAAAGAAAAAGCGCCGGGGGGCGGAGATTATCAAGGACAAGATCGAGAAACTCTCCCTCTCGACCGAAGTCCTGGTCGGGGAGGAGGAGAGAGTGTTTGGCTCGGTGACGAGCCGGGAAATAGCAGGCCTTCTTGAAAAGGAAGGCATCACGATCGACCGGCGGGCGATTGAGCTGGAGCAGCCGATCAAGTCACTGGGTGTGTACACCGTCCCGATTAAGGTGGAGAAAGAAGTCGTCGCACAGTTGAAACTGTGGGTCATCAAGAAATCGTAA
- the gyrB gene encoding DNA topoisomerase (ATP-hydrolyzing) subunit B: MTTQVSDISDKTGKSADERPLGHKYDATTIQVLKGLEAVRRRPAMYIGDVSQRGLHHMVYEVVDNSVDEAMAGFCDKISVEIGKDGAVTVTDNGRGIPVEKHPTQKVSALEVVMTTLHAGGKFTHESYKVSGGLHGVGVSVVNALSEWCWVEVSRDGDLYRQEYERGTARARVKKIGTHKKSGTRTCFLPDSQIFAKREFKFDIIASRMRELAFLNQGLAIKLIDHRTDKEIDFMSRGGLSSFAEYLNEGKSPLFKKPIHFRKVRDGVDVEVAIQYNDGYAESVYSYANNINTLEGGTHLTGFRTALTRSINNYAAKNKILKKDNLTLVGEDSREGLTAVVSVKLREPQFEGQTKTKLGNSEVRGAVESVTNEYLGAFFEENPPVGRKVVEKLIAAATVREAARKVKELTRRKTALDSAALPGKLADCSSKEPELSELYIVEGDSAGGSAKQGRDRRSQAILPLRGKILNVEKARIDKILSNTEVRAMITALGCGIREDFDADKVRYHKIIIMTDADVDGSHIRTLLLTFFFRYMRGLIDRGYIYIAQPPLYGIRHGKAMRYAYSEEDKEQILKQLPDTGISVQRYKGLGEMNPEQLWSTTMNPETRTLAQIQFEDGDTERLFTILMGSETAPRREFIQQNAQYVRNLDL; encoded by the coding sequence ATGACTACTCAGGTTAGCGATATCAGCGACAAGACAGGAAAATCCGCCGACGAAAGACCGCTTGGTCACAAGTACGACGCCACCACCATCCAGGTTCTTAAAGGGCTGGAGGCGGTGCGCCGTCGGCCGGCTATGTATATCGGTGACGTCAGTCAGCGCGGCCTGCACCACATGGTCTACGAGGTAGTCGACAATTCAGTCGATGAGGCCATGGCCGGATTCTGCGACAAGATCTCCGTCGAGATCGGCAAGGACGGTGCGGTGACGGTAACCGACAACGGACGCGGCATTCCCGTTGAGAAACATCCCACGCAGAAAGTGTCGGCTCTGGAAGTTGTCATGACGACTCTGCATGCCGGCGGCAAGTTTACCCATGAGAGCTACAAGGTGTCCGGCGGTCTGCACGGTGTCGGCGTCTCGGTGGTCAATGCGCTCTCCGAATGGTGCTGGGTCGAAGTCAGCCGCGACGGAGACCTCTACCGCCAGGAATACGAGCGCGGTACCGCCCGGGCGCGGGTCAAGAAGATCGGCACGCACAAGAAGAGCGGCACCAGAACCTGTTTCCTGCCCGATTCCCAGATCTTCGCCAAGAGGGAGTTCAAGTTCGACATCATCGCGTCGCGGATGCGCGAACTGGCCTTCCTCAACCAGGGCCTGGCCATCAAACTGATCGATCACCGCACCGATAAGGAAATCGATTTCATGTCCCGAGGTGGTCTGTCCTCCTTCGCCGAGTACCTCAACGAGGGGAAATCTCCGCTCTTCAAGAAGCCGATCCACTTCCGCAAAGTCCGGGACGGCGTGGATGTCGAGGTGGCCATTCAGTACAACGACGGATATGCTGAGTCGGTTTACTCGTACGCCAACAACATCAACACGCTGGAGGGCGGAACCCACCTGACCGGCTTCCGAACCGCCCTGACGCGCTCGATCAACAACTACGCGGCCAAGAATAAGATCCTAAAGAAGGATAACCTCACCCTGGTCGGCGAAGACAGCCGCGAAGGGCTCACGGCGGTCGTATCGGTCAAACTGAGAGAGCCTCAGTTCGAGGGTCAGACCAAGACCAAGCTCGGCAACTCAGAAGTCAGGGGGGCCGTCGAGTCGGTTACCAACGAGTACCTCGGAGCCTTCTTCGAGGAGAATCCGCCCGTCGGCAGGAAGGTCGTGGAAAAGCTGATCGCCGCCGCAACGGTCAGGGAGGCGGCGCGCAAGGTCAAGGAACTGACACGCCGCAAGACGGCCCTGGACAGCGCCGCTCTGCCCGGCAAGCTGGCCGACTGCAGCTCAAAAGAGCCGGAGCTGTCCGAACTGTACATCGTCGAGGGTGACTCAGCGGGAGGCTCGGCCAAACAGGGACGGGACCGCCGCTCTCAGGCGATCCTGCCGTTGAGGGGTAAGATTCTCAACGTCGAGAAAGCCCGCATCGACAAAATACTGTCGAATACGGAAGTCCGCGCCATGATCACCGCACTCGGCTGCGGCATTCGCGAGGATTTTGACGCTGACAAGGTCCGCTATCACAAGATCATCATTATGACCGACGCGGACGTCGACGGATCGCACATCCGCACGCTCCTGTTGACCTTCTTCTTCCGTTACATGCGCGGCCTGATCGACCGCGGCTATATCTATATCGCTCAGCCCCCGCTGTACGGCATCCGGCACGGCAAGGCCATGCGCTATGCCTACTCGGAGGAAGATAAGGAACAGATCCTCAAGCAACTACCCGACACGGGTATCTCCGTGCAACGGTACAAGGGTCTCGGAGAAATGAACCCCGAACAGCTCTGGTCCACCACCATGAACCCGGAGACCCGTACGCTGGCGCAAATACAGTTCGAGGACGGCGACACTGAGCGACTGTTCACCATTCTCATGGGTTCCGAGACCGCTCCCCGCCGGGAGTTTATCCAGCAAAACGCCCAGTACGTCCGAAATCTCGACCTTTGA
- a CDS encoding DUF721 domain-containing protein, translating to MITNRFDRKAKGPQAISGLVDKVMGSLGLSQTYNGWQVVTRWPEIVGEQIAARAQAVRYSEGILYVAVKDAVWRQELAMQIGEILQTIRKYPFGRAVKQVRLVRGERRKIHDDYSG from the coding sequence ATGATCACGAATCGGTTCGACCGCAAGGCCAAAGGGCCCCAGGCCATCTCCGGCCTCGTGGATAAAGTCATGGGGTCGCTGGGCCTGTCACAGACGTACAACGGCTGGCAGGTTGTCACCCGGTGGCCGGAGATAGTCGGCGAACAGATTGCCGCCCGGGCACAGGCCGTGCGGTATTCCGAGGGTATCCTCTATGTCGCCGTCAAGGACGCGGTCTGGCGCCAGGAGTTGGCGATGCAGATCGGCGAGATCCTGCAGACTATCCGAAAGTATCCGTTCGGGCGCGCGGTCAAACAGGTACGGCTCGTCAGGGGTGAGAGAAGGAAGATACACGATGACTACTCAGGTTAG
- a CDS encoding penicillin-binding protein activator has protein sequence MRLATAAIVLLLISGNAAHVAGESLDDVPEAVSLYAQGKRMLRQGDWLQAARIFEELTGRFPRSRNIDLFLFNRAKAEYYFGEYDEALAGFNSFALRFMGSPYCAHARFFAGNIYHHRGNLSRALASYIDAFGLSGDAALDELVIGSIRALLDRAGTVSVGPADFTELQAEKRCRLIRSVAEVLVKRNEVYSAKTLLAMCGEKLDPAVVQQARDDDLSRELEVAVVLPLSGEMQAFGDEIYNGAVIAAELYRRETGKAVKLVPYDTKRDPINAARIIRELANSSTDAVIGPLTSDEAAVVSAVLSCENLPLIAPAATQAGLTGLNRSAFQLSPNIELQAVQMAEYAVMNLHADTAAIITSTSTDHLQMSRAFAKRFAESGGTIIAVEYYRPRDKDFGPYVQDIKTALLGVPSDSVYFVDVSGDTLEVDGIPAHVDCLYLPGTASQLRLLLPQIHFYNLSAVYLGSDGWGDEAIYRLGDDITKEAVFPSPFLQTSAGREYTSFSTAYDTRYGKPPQRLAALGYDAVRCITRAVLDGGVTREKLIEKLRQVRGYDGAAARVTFGENRENIEMPIYRIQDAAPVQVGIALPASDAQAP, from the coding sequence ATGCGCCTCGCTACTGCCGCCATAGTGCTGCTGCTGATCTCGGGTAACGCGGCACATGTCGCCGGTGAATCTCTCGACGATGTTCCCGAGGCTGTCTCCCTGTACGCGCAGGGGAAGCGTATGCTTCGCCAGGGCGACTGGCTGCAAGCGGCGAGGATCTTCGAAGAACTGACCGGCAGGTTCCCTCGTTCCAGGAACATCGACCTGTTTCTGTTCAACCGCGCCAAGGCCGAGTACTACTTCGGTGAGTACGATGAAGCCCTGGCCGGCTTCAACAGCTTTGCGCTGCGGTTCATGGGTTCTCCTTACTGTGCCCACGCCCGGTTCTTTGCGGGGAATATATATCATCACCGGGGCAATCTCAGTCGTGCGCTGGCCAGCTACATCGACGCGTTCGGTCTGTCGGGTGACGCCGCCCTGGATGAGCTGGTGATCGGCTCCATTCGCGCGCTCCTGGATCGTGCCGGCACGGTGAGTGTCGGTCCGGCGGACTTTACCGAGCTTCAGGCGGAGAAACGGTGCCGCCTGATCAGGTCGGTGGCCGAGGTGCTGGTGAAGCGCAACGAAGTCTATTCGGCGAAGACGCTGCTTGCGATGTGCGGCGAGAAGCTCGATCCCGCGGTGGTTCAGCAGGCTCGGGACGACGACTTGAGCCGGGAGCTGGAAGTGGCCGTGGTGTTGCCGTTGTCCGGCGAGATGCAGGCGTTCGGAGACGAGATTTACAACGGGGCGGTCATCGCGGCGGAACTGTACCGTCGGGAGACCGGCAAGGCGGTCAAGCTGGTACCTTACGATACCAAGCGCGACCCGATCAACGCGGCTCGGATCATCCGGGAGCTGGCCAACTCGTCCACCGACGCGGTAATCGGCCCGCTGACGTCCGACGAGGCGGCCGTTGTCTCGGCCGTGCTCAGTTGCGAGAACCTTCCGTTGATCGCGCCGGCGGCAACCCAGGCCGGGTTGACGGGACTAAACCGAAGCGCCTTCCAGCTTTCGCCCAACATTGAACTGCAGGCGGTGCAGATGGCCGAGTACGCCGTCATGAATCTGCATGCCGACACGGCGGCGATCATTACTTCCACCTCCACCGATCATCTCCAGATGTCCCGGGCCTTTGCCAAGCGGTTCGCGGAGTCCGGCGGTACGATAATCGCGGTTGAGTACTACCGACCGAGGGACAAGGACTTCGGTCCGTACGTGCAGGACATCAAGACCGCGCTGCTGGGTGTGCCGTCTGATTCCGTGTACTTCGTGGACGTTTCGGGTGACACGCTGGAAGTTGACGGCATCCCGGCGCACGTGGATTGCCTGTATCTCCCGGGGACGGCCAGTCAGCTCAGGCTTCTGCTTCCCCAGATTCATTTTTACAACCTCAGCGCCGTATATCTTGGTTCCGACGGCTGGGGTGATGAGGCGATCTACCGGCTGGGAGACGACATCACCAAAGAGGCGGTATTCCCCTCGCCCTTTCTTCAGACGTCCGCCGGCCGGGAGTACACGAGTTTTTCAACGGCCTACGATACACGCTACGGCAAGCCGCCGCAACGGCTGGCGGCGCTTGGATACGACGCCGTTCGTTGCATCACGCGGGCGGTTCTTGACGGCGGCGTGACGCGCGAAAAGCTGATCGAAAAACTGCGGCAGGTTCGGGGCTACGACGGCGCCGCCGCCCGGGTGACTTTCGGCGAGAACCGTGAGAACATCGAAATGCCCATCTATCGCATCCAGGACGCCGCACCCGTCCAGGTGGGGATCGCGCTGCCCGCTTCAGACGCGCAGGCTCCATAG